A section of the Salmo salar unplaced genomic scaffold, Ssal_v3.1, whole genome shotgun sequence genome encodes:
- the LOC123739867 gene encoding early nodulin-75-like yields the protein MNTSKILNPSSERYQNQPSHIPTQNPPRTHPEPTQDPPRTHPGPTQNPPRTHPEPTQDPPRTHPETTQDPPRTHPEPTQDPPRTHPEPTQDPPRTHPEPTQDPPRTHPGPTQDPPKTHPGPTQDPPRTHPGPTQDPSRTHPGPTQDPPRTHPGPIQDPPRTHPGPTQNPPRTHPEPTQDRLTYPPRTHPEPTQDPPRTHPEPTQDPPRTHPGPSHIPTQNPPRTHPGPTQNPPRTHPGPTQNPPRTHPGPTQNPARTHPGPSHIPTQNPPRTHPGPTQNPPRTHPGPTQPIPIWAFNPPHHHD from the coding sequence ATGAACACATCGAAGATTCTGAATCCATCCAGCGAGAGATACCAAAACCAACCCTCTCACATACCCACCCAGAACCCACCCAGAACCCACCCAGAACCCACCCAGGACCCACCCAGGACCCACCCAGGACCCACCCAGAACCCACCCAGGACCCACCCAGAACCCACCCAGGACCCACCCAGGACCCACCCAGAAACCACCCAGGACCCACCCAGAACCCACCCAGAACCCACCCAGGACCCACCCAGGACCCACCCAGAACCCACCCAGGACCCACCCAGGACCCACCCAGAACCCACCCAGGACCCACCCAGAACCCACCCAGGACCCACCCAGGACCCACCCAAAACCCACCCAGGACCCACCCAGGACCCACCCAGAACCCACCCAGGACCCACCCAGGACCCATCCAGGACCCACCCAGGACCCACCCAGGACCCACCCAGAACCCACCCAGGACCCATCCAGGACCCACCCAGAACCCACCCAGGACCCACCCAGAACCCACCCAGAACCCACCCAGAACCCACCCAGGACCGTCTCACATACCCACCCAGAACCCACCCAGAACCCACCCAGGACCCACCAAGAACCCACCCAGAACCCACCCAGGACCCACCCAGGACCCACCCAGGACCGTCTCACATACCCACCCAGAACCCACCCAGGACCCACCCAGGACCCACCCAGAACCCACCCAGGACCCACCCAGGACCCACCCAGAACCCACCCAGGACCCACCCAGGACCCACCCAGAACCCAGCCAGAACCCACCCAGGACCGTCTCACATACCCACCCAGAACCCACCCAGAACCCACCCTGGACCCACCCAGAACCCACCCAGAACCCACCCAGGACCCACCCAGCCCATTCCCATTTGGGCGTTCAACCCTCCACACCACCATGACTAA